The following coding sequences lie in one Carcharodon carcharias isolate sCarCar2 chromosome 5, sCarCar2.pri, whole genome shotgun sequence genomic window:
- the LOC121277719 gene encoding histone H2A-like, producing the protein MYAEKLSTARVDMGREWAMMSPRVQTFSRGENRMSGCDKTGGKGHAKDKTRFSRAGLQFPVGCIHRLLRKGHYAERVRSGAPVYLATVLEYLTAKILELAGNAVWDNKTTRIIPAMRNDEELNKLLGGVTIAQGGALPNIEAVLLPKETSHPSKVYA; encoded by the exons ATgtatgctgaaaagctcagcactgccagggtggatATGGGAAGAGAATGGGCGATGATGTCACCTCGGGTGCAG ACTTTCAGCAGGGGTGAGAACAGAATGTCTGGTTGCGATAAAACCGGAGGCAAAGGGCACGCCAAGGACAAGACTCGCTTCTCCAGAGCCGGGCTCCAATTCCCCGTTGGCTGTATCCACCGGCTGCTGCGCAAGGGTCACTATGCCGAGCGGGTCAGGTCTGGAGCCCCTGTCTACCTGGCCACTGTCCTCGAGTACCTGACGGCCAAGATCCTCGAGCTGGCCGGCAACGCGGTCTGGGACAACAAGACCACCCGCATCATCCCTGCCATGCGTAACGAcgaggagctcaacaagctgctgggagggGTCACCATAGCCCAGGGTGGGGCCTTGCCCAACATTGAGGCTGTGTTGCTGCCCAAGGAAACCAGCCACCCCAGCAAGGTTTATGCCTGA